The Devosia sp. A16 genome includes a window with the following:
- a CDS encoding YqiJ family protein: MPGSPCAPWKTVTTVPYDGRDQGRGKIELFAPEFAPFTVALIVMLAIGVIELLSLVIGFSPSASIEAALPGVDVPDLEAPELSGAEVGPLSHVLSWFSVGRLPFLALLVIFLTGFGLGGYVVQWAATATIGSALNPWLAAVPALVGASYAARHLGRWLGDIFPRDQSEAASRSELVGSYATVLRGEAKQGQPAEAKTTDLRGRSHYILLEPGEPGMTYSAGDRVFLVGRDKNVYRAITRLTPPQE; the protein is encoded by the coding sequence GTGCCGGGAAGTCCTTGCGCCCCATGGAAAACTGTCACAACAGTCCCATATGACGGAAGGGATCAGGGGAGGGGCAAGATAGAACTGTTCGCGCCGGAGTTCGCACCGTTCACCGTTGCATTGATCGTCATGCTGGCGATCGGCGTAATCGAGTTGCTATCCCTCGTCATCGGCTTCTCGCCCTCCGCCTCCATTGAAGCAGCGCTGCCCGGTGTCGACGTTCCCGACCTCGAAGCTCCGGAACTCAGCGGTGCCGAAGTCGGCCCGCTGTCGCATGTGCTCAGCTGGTTTTCGGTTGGGCGGCTGCCATTCCTGGCGCTGCTGGTGATTTTTCTGACCGGCTTCGGGCTCGGGGGCTACGTCGTCCAGTGGGCGGCAACTGCCACCATCGGCAGCGCCCTCAATCCATGGCTCGCGGCGGTTCCGGCACTGGTCGGCGCCAGTTATGCGGCGCGCCATCTCGGGCGCTGGCTCGGCGACATCTTCCCCAGGGATCAGTCTGAAGCGGCCAGCCGCTCCGAGCTGGTCGGCAGCTACGCCACCGTCCTCCGCGGTGAGGCCAAACAGGGCCAGCCGGCCGAGGCCAAGACCACGGATCTGCGCGGCCGCAGCCATTACATCCTGCTCGAGCCGGGCGAACCCGGCATGACCTACAGCGCCGGCGACCGGGTCTTCCTCGTCGGCCGCGACAAGAACGTCTATCGCGCCATCACCCGTCTTACCCCGCCACAGGAATAG
- a CDS encoding DUF4169 family protein, whose amino-acid sequence MAEILSLSKARKAKARVAKEQAAAENRIRFGRSKAERQRDKAQDALETRRIEAHLLKPENSEG is encoded by the coding sequence TTGGCCGAAATCCTCTCCCTCTCGAAGGCTCGCAAGGCCAAGGCCCGGGTCGCCAAGGAACAGGCCGCAGCGGAGAACCGGATCAGGTTCGGGCGCAGCAAGGCCGAGCGGCAACGCGACAAAGCGCAGGATGCCCTCGAAACCCGGCGCATCGAGGCACATCTGCTTAAGCCTGAGAACAGTGAGGGGTAG
- a CDS encoding glutathione S-transferase family protein yields MPKLTVSTFSPDWGLPTSGPFALKLLKWLDLANIPYDHVFEDVPSKGPKGKSPWIEFDGERIGDSEVIIELLARRSGFNIDAGLTEEQRALSHTLRRMLEEHFHMLLEWELFVHPAGIEAVRGMAARVAPGIVAAPVAAMICRHFRTQLTARGIARHDAATIAAKGKADLDAIEAILGDKPFLVASHPSMADLSAYGLLGPMAAWPMPTPVADSIKSRPGLLAYLQRVAEAKAEARVAA; encoded by the coding sequence ATGCCGAAACTCACCGTGTCTACCTTCTCGCCTGACTGGGGGCTGCCAACCTCGGGGCCGTTTGCCCTGAAACTGCTCAAATGGCTGGACCTCGCCAACATCCCCTACGACCACGTGTTCGAGGACGTTCCCTCGAAGGGGCCGAAGGGCAAGAGCCCATGGATCGAATTTGACGGCGAACGGATCGGCGACAGCGAGGTGATCATCGAGTTGCTGGCGCGGCGCAGCGGTTTCAACATCGACGCGGGCCTCACCGAGGAGCAGCGCGCCCTCTCCCACACGCTTCGACGCATGCTCGAGGAGCACTTCCATATGTTGCTCGAGTGGGAGCTGTTCGTTCACCCGGCAGGCATCGAGGCGGTCCGCGGCATGGCGGCACGCGTGGCGCCGGGCATTGTTGCCGCGCCGGTTGCCGCGATGATCTGTCGTCACTTCCGCACCCAGTTGACCGCGCGCGGCATTGCCCGCCATGACGCTGCGACGATCGCAGCCAAGGGCAAGGCGGACCTGGACGCCATCGAGGCAATTCTTGGCGACAAGCCATTCCTCGTGGCCAGCCATCCCTCAATGGCCGACCTGTCGGCCTATGGACTGCTCGGACCGATGGCGGCGTGGCCGATGCCGACACCAGTCGCCGACAGCATCAAGAGCCGACCCGGCCTTCTGGCTTACCTGCAGCGGGTAGCAGAGGCGAAGGCAGAAGCGCGCGTCGCGGCTTAA
- the secG gene encoding preprotein translocase subunit SecG, with product MANVLIVAYLLIVLALIAVILLQRSEGGGLGMGSSNANGLISVRGSANLLTRTTAILAALFFASAIALTVLSSVDRGTSSILDRAAQGGEAAPTTVLDALQQLQQQSSGDLPVPAAPATPSTTTTPSTTTEAPAPASDLPVPAQTAPVTEAPATPTTTEQPAAPAN from the coding sequence ATGGCCAACGTCCTGATCGTCGCCTATCTCCTGATCGTACTCGCGCTCATTGCAGTGATCCTGCTGCAGCGGTCCGAGGGCGGCGGGCTGGGCATGGGTAGCTCGAACGCCAACGGCCTGATCTCGGTACGCGGCTCGGCCAACCTCCTCACCCGCACCACGGCGATCCTCGCCGCGCTGTTTTTTGCATCGGCCATCGCGCTGACAGTCCTCTCTTCGGTCGACCGGGGCACGAGCTCGATCCTCGACCGCGCCGCCCAGGGCGGCGAAGCGGCGCCGACGACGGTGCTCGACGCCCTGCAGCAGCTGCAGCAGCAGAGCTCCGGTGATCTGCCGGTGCCGGCCGCGCCTGCGACGCCATCGACGACCACAACTCCGTCGACGACTACTGAGGCTCCCGCTCCAGCGTCCGACCTGCCGGTGCCGGCGCAAACGGCGCCCGTTACGGAAGCTCCGGCGACGCCGACGACGACAGAACAGCCAGCGGCGCCCGCCAACTGA
- a CDS encoding CTP synthase has translation MARYVFITGGVVSSLGKGLASAALGAVLQARGYKVRLRKLDPYLNVDPGTMSPTQHGEVFVTDDGAETDLDLGHYERFTGRHANKRDNITTGRIYSDIIAKERRGDYLGATVQVIPHVTDAIKDFVREGNEDFDFVLVEVGGTVGDIEGLPFFEAIRQFGNDLPRGHAIYMHLTLMPFIPSAGELKTKPTQHSVATLRSIGISPDILLVRCDRPIPHSERKKLALFCNVRESAVIQGLDVASIYDVPLAYHKEGLDREVLAAFGIEDAPEPDLKAWEDVSSRLHNPEGEVNIAIVGKYTGLKDAYKSLSEALVHGGIANRVKVNLNWIDSEIFEHEDPAPYLEHIHGILVPGGFGERGSAGKIQAARFARLKDVPYFGICFGMQMACIEAARNTAGIKNANSTEFGPTKEPIVGIMTEWTKGNEKETRSVEGDLGGTMRLGSYPAQLAKGSRVADIYGSTRITERHRHRYEVNMNYRKVLEANGLLFSGVSPDGKLPEIVERTDHPWFIGVQFHPELKSKPFEPHPLFASFIEAAKEQSRLV, from the coding sequence ATGGCTCGGTACGTTTTCATCACCGGTGGCGTGGTTTCCTCCTTGGGCAAAGGCCTTGCATCCGCGGCGCTCGGCGCGGTGCTGCAGGCGCGTGGTTACAAGGTCCGCCTCCGCAAGCTCGACCCCTATCTCAACGTCGATCCGGGCACCATGTCGCCCACCCAGCATGGCGAGGTGTTCGTCACCGACGATGGGGCGGAGACCGACCTCGATCTCGGCCACTACGAGCGCTTCACCGGCCGCCACGCCAACAAGCGCGACAACATCACCACGGGTCGCATCTATTCCGACATCATCGCCAAGGAACGCCGCGGCGACTACCTCGGCGCCACCGTGCAGGTGATCCCGCACGTCACCGACGCCATCAAGGACTTTGTCCGCGAGGGTAACGAGGATTTCGATTTCGTGCTGGTGGAAGTCGGCGGCACTGTCGGCGACATCGAGGGGCTGCCGTTCTTCGAGGCGATCCGCCAGTTCGGCAACGATCTGCCGCGCGGCCACGCCATCTACATGCACCTGACGCTGATGCCGTTCATCCCGTCGGCGGGTGAGCTGAAGACCAAGCCGACGCAGCACTCGGTGGCAACGCTGCGCTCCATCGGCATCTCGCCCGACATCCTGCTGGTCCGCTGCGACCGCCCGATCCCCCACTCGGAACGCAAGAAGCTGGCGTTGTTCTGCAACGTGCGCGAAAGCGCCGTGATCCAGGGCCTCGACGTCGCTTCGATCTACGACGTGCCGCTCGCCTATCACAAGGAAGGGCTCGACCGCGAAGTGCTCGCCGCCTTCGGCATCGAGGACGCGCCCGAGCCGGATCTCAAGGCATGGGAGGATGTGTCGTCGCGCCTCCACAACCCCGAGGGCGAGGTCAACATCGCCATCGTGGGCAAGTATACCGGGCTCAAGGACGCCTATAAGTCGCTCAGCGAAGCGCTGGTGCATGGCGGCATCGCCAACCGGGTAAAGGTCAACCTCAACTGGATCGACTCGGAGATCTTCGAGCACGAGGATCCGGCGCCCTATCTCGAGCACATCCACGGCATCCTGGTGCCGGGCGGCTTCGGCGAGCGCGGTTCGGCCGGCAAGATCCAGGCGGCCCGCTTCGCGCGGCTCAAGGACGTGCCGTATTTCGGTATCTGCTTCGGCATGCAGATGGCGTGCATCGAGGCGGCGCGGAACACCGCCGGCATCAAGAATGCCAATTCCACCGAGTTCGGCCCGACCAAGGAGCCGATCGTCGGCATCATGACCGAGTGGACCAAGGGCAACGAGAAGGAGACGCGCTCGGTCGAGGGCGACCTGGGCGGCACGATGCGCCTCGGGTCCTATCCGGCGCAACTCGCCAAAGGCTCCCGCGTGGCCGACATCTACGGCTCGACCCGCATCACCGAGCGGCATCGTCACCGCTACGAAGTGAACATGAACTACCGCAAGGTGCTCGAGGCCAACGGCCTGCTGTTCTCCGGCGTTTCGCCGGACGGCAAGCTGCCCGAGATCGTCGAGCGCACCGACCACCCGTGGTTCATCGGCGTGCAGTTCCATCCGGAGCTGAAGTCCAAGCCGTTCGAGCCGCACCCGCTCTTTGCCAGCTTCATCGAAGCGGCCAAGGAGCAGAGCCGGCTGGTCTGA
- a CDS encoding TetR/AcrR family transcriptional regulator: protein MAGRSRVTRESIVEHARRIVAEHGTAALTFQALAGALGVSKQAIIYWYPNKWELIRDFSLPELRIEADILIAALGPATTGADAMERFVRALVTHHLKDLGRFRMLYLAPQFDERAAAPGVVELLAPIHAATSSMYGALAERLAADPNFTGGEDPRRLAVAAHMAGIGLVTMVALAAAMDDPMAHRIEAMLDALIALLTRMPAAAQ from the coding sequence ATGGCGGGGCGCAGCCGGGTCACCCGGGAATCGATTGTCGAACACGCGCGTCGGATCGTCGCCGAGCACGGCACCGCGGCCCTGACGTTCCAGGCGCTGGCGGGTGCCTTGGGGGTTTCCAAGCAAGCGATTATCTACTGGTATCCCAATAAGTGGGAACTGATCCGCGATTTCTCGCTACCCGAACTCAGGATCGAAGCCGACATCCTGATCGCAGCCCTCGGGCCGGCGACGACCGGCGCCGACGCGATGGAGCGTTTCGTGCGGGCCCTCGTGACGCACCATCTCAAGGATCTCGGACGCTTCCGTATGCTCTATCTGGCGCCGCAGTTCGATGAGCGCGCCGCGGCGCCGGGAGTGGTGGAGCTGCTCGCCCCGATCCACGCCGCAACGTCATCGATGTATGGTGCGCTGGCGGAGCGGCTCGCGGCCGATCCGAATTTCACCGGCGGCGAAGATCCACGCCGGCTGGCGGTGGCCGCTCACATGGCCGGCATCGGCCTCGTCACCATGGTGGCGCTCGCCGCAGCGATGGACGATCCAATGGCGCACCGGATCGAGGCCATGCTCGATGCGCTCATCGCGCTGTTGACCCGGATGCCGGCCGCTGCACAATAG
- a CDS encoding LuxR C-terminal-related transcriptional regulator, which yields MSLTRSRGRPRYADSLTPAEWRVANAIRHGGTDRTISQRLGISSDAVKFHVGNILGKLGLADRRALRQWTGVPLASALGQRQQRGDDMSELAKASAGNEVRWGTIGQLARSVRDIAAAEAWYRDVLQLPHLYTFGNLAFFDCGGTRLMLSAGERAGADEYVIYFRVPDIHAAHLELQQRGAAFKAAPHMIHRHADGTEEWMAFFADNEDRLLAIMCQVPPA from the coding sequence ATGAGCCTGACGAGATCACGCGGCCGCCCGCGCTATGCCGACAGCCTGACGCCCGCCGAATGGCGGGTCGCCAATGCCATTCGCCATGGCGGCACCGACCGGACGATCTCGCAACGGCTCGGCATCAGCAGCGACGCAGTGAAGTTCCACGTCGGCAATATCCTGGGCAAACTCGGCCTCGCCGATCGCCGCGCGCTGCGGCAGTGGACCGGTGTGCCGCTGGCAAGCGCCCTGGGACAGCGACAGCAGAGGGGAGACGACATGTCCGAGCTGGCAAAGGCTTCGGCAGGCAACGAGGTTCGCTGGGGCACGATCGGACAGCTGGCTCGTTCGGTCCGCGACATTGCGGCGGCCGAAGCCTGGTATCGCGATGTGCTGCAGCTGCCGCATCTCTACACGTTCGGCAATCTCGCCTTCTTCGATTGTGGCGGCACCCGGCTGATGCTGAGCGCGGGCGAGAGAGCAGGCGCCGACGAGTACGTCATCTATTTCCGCGTTCCGGACATCCATGCTGCGCATCTCGAATTGCAGCAGCGCGGCGCGGCGTTCAAGGCGGCGCCGCACATGATTCACCGCCACGCCGACGGCACGGAGGAATGGATGGCCTTCTTCGCCGACAACGAGGACCGGCTGCTGGCCATCATGTGCCAGGTACCGCCGGCCTGA
- a CDS encoding replication-associated recombination protein A, which translates to MDSLFDDVAPRPLAEALRPQRLADVIGQDHLLGPNGPIGRMVAAGRVSSFILWGPPGVGKTTIARLVAKEVGLDFVQLSAVLSGVADLRKVIADAKALRLGAGRQTVMFVDELHRFNRTTQDALLPHVEDGTVILIGATTENPSFSMVAALLSRAKVYTLRRFEKPDLAILAERAEAHVGRKLPITAEARDALLDMADGDGRYLIGLAEELFALPEDAMLDVAGLAETVQKRAPVYDKGQEEHYNLLSCFHKSLRGSDVQAAMYWAQRMLVGGEHPDTIFRRLACAASEDVGMADPQAMVQVITAWNAFERTGLPEGELFMAQAIAYVATAPKSNAAHVGFAKAKALAMQTGSLAPPKHILNAPTKLMKELGYNKGYRYDHDYPDAFSGQEFFPDELAGDRRPELYQPNERGFEREVIKRLDFWSGRREQRREEEGGE; encoded by the coding sequence ATGGATTCCCTGTTCGATGATGTCGCACCGCGCCCGCTCGCCGAGGCCCTGAGGCCGCAGCGGCTGGCGGACGTCATCGGTCAGGATCATCTGCTTGGGCCCAATGGCCCGATCGGCCGCATGGTGGCGGCCGGCCGGGTCTCGTCCTTCATCCTGTGGGGACCGCCCGGCGTCGGCAAGACCACCATTGCCCGCCTCGTTGCCAAGGAAGTGGGGCTCGATTTCGTGCAGCTGAGCGCGGTGCTCTCCGGTGTCGCAGACCTGCGCAAGGTGATCGCCGACGCCAAGGCGCTGCGGCTCGGGGCAGGGCGGCAGACGGTGATGTTCGTCGACGAACTCCACCGCTTCAACCGCACCACGCAGGACGCATTGCTGCCACATGTCGAGGACGGCACGGTGATCCTCATCGGCGCCACCACCGAGAACCCCAGCTTCTCGATGGTCGCGGCGCTGCTCTCGCGCGCCAAGGTCTATACGCTGCGCCGGTTCGAGAAGCCGGACCTCGCGATCCTCGCCGAACGGGCCGAAGCACATGTCGGCCGCAAGCTGCCGATCACCGCCGAAGCCCGCGATGCGCTGCTCGACATGGCCGACGGCGATGGGCGCTACCTGATCGGGCTGGCCGAAGAGCTGTTCGCGCTGCCCGAGGACGCGATGCTCGACGTCGCCGGCCTCGCCGAGACGGTGCAGAAGCGCGCGCCGGTCTACGACAAGGGGCAGGAAGAGCACTACAACCTGCTCAGCTGCTTTCATAAGAGCCTGCGCGGCTCGGACGTGCAGGCGGCGATGTATTGGGCGCAGCGCATGCTGGTCGGGGGCGAGCATCCGGACACCATCTTCCGCCGCCTCGCCTGCGCCGCCTCCGAGGATGTCGGCATGGCCGACCCGCAGGCCATGGTGCAGGTGATCACCGCCTGGAACGCGTTCGAGCGCACCGGGCTACCGGAGGGCGAACTGTTCATGGCGCAGGCTATCGCCTATGTCGCCACTGCCCCCAAATCCAACGCCGCCCATGTCGGCTTCGCCAAGGCCAAGGCGCTGGCCATGCAGACCGGGTCACTCGCGCCGCCCAAGCACATCCTCAATGCTCCGACCAAGCTGATGAAGGAGCTGGGCTACAACAAGGGCTACCGCTACGACCACGACTATCCCGACGCCTTCTCGGGCCAGGAGTTCTTCCCCGACGAGCTGGCCGGCGACCGTCGCCCCGAGCTCTACCAGCCGAACGAGCGTGGCTTCGAGCGCGAGGTGATCAAGCGCCTCGATTTCTGGTCTGGCCGCCGCGAGCAGCGCCGCGAGGAAGAGGGCGGGGAGTAA
- a CDS encoding glutathione peroxidase, translating into MTTLYDFSAPLLGGKPQSLADYRDKVVLVVNVASKCGFTPQYAGLEKLYETYKDRGLVILGFPCNQFGEQEPGTEAEIAAFCDLNYNVTFPIFGKVLVNGRGALPLYQWLRRKAPGLLGVQLIPWNFTKFLVDRSGTQVQRFASTTEPADIAPAIEKLL; encoded by the coding sequence TTGACCACACTTTATGATTTTTCCGCCCCGCTGCTCGGCGGCAAGCCGCAATCGCTCGCCGACTATCGCGACAAGGTCGTGCTGGTGGTCAATGTCGCCAGCAAATGCGGTTTCACCCCGCAATATGCCGGGCTCGAAAAGCTCTACGAGACCTACAAGGATCGTGGCCTCGTCATCCTCGGCTTTCCCTGCAACCAGTTCGGCGAGCAGGAGCCAGGCACAGAAGCCGAGATCGCAGCGTTCTGCGACCTCAACTACAACGTCACCTTCCCGATCTTCGGCAAAGTGCTGGTCAATGGACGCGGGGCGCTGCCGCTCTACCAGTGGCTGCGCCGCAAGGCCCCCGGCCTGCTCGGGGTGCAATTGATCCCGTGGAACTTCACCAAGTTCCTGGTCGACCGCAGCGGTACGCAGGTGCAGCGGTTCGCATCGACCACCGAGCCGGCGGACATCGCTCCGGCGATCGAGAAGCTGCTTTAG
- a CDS encoding DegQ family serine endoprotease, with product MTKQGWIIALGGAAAGAVLVFGYAELSSRTALSTGPAIVAQAAETGAPQTKSQTETKAVPATRTEMQLSFAPVVKSVTPSVVNVYATTISQRATSPFLNDPFFSQFFGGDSPFMDSRPQKSQSLGSGVIVDGAGVILTNHHVVEGATDIRISTNDGHEYPVDLVLDDPKTDLAVLKVKDAKGATFPALAFADSDQLEVGDLVLAIGNPFGVGQTVTSGIVSALARTGVESSNYEFFIQTDAAINPGNSGGALVDLQGRLVGVNTAIVSRSGGSVGIGFAIPANMAKLVAETGISGGALVRPWFGARMQPVTADLADSLGLGQARGALISELAPGGPAEKAGFKDGDVILAVDGFNIEQPSAFDFRLATKAVGATADVQYFRGGKTEDKVITLEAPPGAGKPVTVSGNTRFAGTSVETVTPAVAQELGLPYDTHAVVVRDVEAGSPADDMGLRAGDLILSLNGEATDDAERFGKLASNRPQSWRVVLQRGGRIVRAEVSG from the coding sequence ATGACGAAACAAGGTTGGATCATAGCCCTCGGCGGGGCCGCCGCCGGCGCCGTGCTGGTGTTCGGGTACGCCGAACTTTCGAGCCGGACGGCACTGTCGACCGGGCCGGCGATCGTCGCCCAGGCGGCCGAGACCGGGGCGCCGCAGACAAAGTCGCAGACCGAAACGAAGGCGGTCCCGGCCACCCGCACCGAGATGCAGCTGAGCTTTGCCCCGGTGGTCAAGTCGGTGACGCCGTCGGTGGTCAATGTCTACGCCACCACGATCAGCCAGCGCGCCACCTCGCCCTTCCTCAACGACCCGTTCTTTTCACAGTTCTTCGGCGGCGACAGTCCGTTCATGGACAGCCGGCCGCAGAAGTCGCAGTCGCTCGGCTCGGGCGTCATCGTCGACGGCGCCGGGGTGATCCTCACCAACCATCACGTTGTCGAAGGCGCGACCGACATCCGCATCTCCACCAATGACGGCCACGAATATCCGGTCGACCTGGTGCTGGACGACCCCAAGACCGATCTGGCCGTGCTCAAGGTGAAGGACGCCAAGGGGGCAACCTTCCCGGCGCTGGCCTTTGCCGATTCCGACCAGCTCGAGGTCGGCGACCTGGTGTTGGCCATCGGCAATCCGTTCGGCGTGGGCCAGACCGTCACGTCGGGAATCGTCTCGGCGCTGGCGCGCACCGGGGTCGAGAGTTCGAACTACGAATTCTTCATTCAGACCGACGCGGCGATCAATCCGGGCAATTCCGGGGGCGCGCTGGTCGACCTGCAGGGCCGGCTGGTGGGCGTCAACACCGCTATCGTCTCGCGCTCCGGCGGCTCGGTCGGCATCGGCTTCGCCATCCCCGCGAACATGGCCAAGCTCGTCGCCGAAACCGGCATTTCCGGCGGCGCGCTGGTTCGCCCGTGGTTCGGGGCCCGCATGCAGCCGGTGACTGCGGACCTCGCCGACAGCCTTGGGCTCGGGCAGGCCCGCGGCGCGCTGATCAGCGAACTGGCGCCTGGCGGACCGGCCGAGAAGGCGGGTTTCAAGGACGGCGACGTGATCCTGGCGGTCGATGGCTTCAACATCGAACAGCCCAGTGCCTTCGACTTCCGCCTGGCTACCAAGGCGGTCGGGGCGACGGCGGACGTGCAGTATTTCCGCGGCGGCAAGACCGAAGACAAGGTCATCACGCTGGAAGCGCCTCCGGGCGCTGGCAAGCCGGTAACGGTTTCGGGCAATACGCGTTTCGCCGGCACCTCGGTGGAAACGGTCACCCCGGCGGTGGCGCAGGAGCTGGGACTGCCCTATGACACGCACGCCGTGGTGGTTCGCGACGTCGAGGCCGGCTCGCCCGCCGACGACATGGGGCTGAGGGCCGGAGACCTGATCCTCAGTCTCAACGGCGAGGCGACGGACGACGCCGAGCGCTTCGGCAAGCTCGCCAGCAATCGTCCGCAGAGCTGGCGGGTTGTGCTACAGCGGGGTGGCCGGATCGTCCGGGCCGAGGTAAGTGGGTGA
- a CDS encoding GNAT family N-acetyltransferase has translation MQIRTARLLLRRARPDDVDAIYAIMSDPRAMRYWSSLPHENRDVTARFIADMLVEAPDRDLFMVEQDGQVIGRLGVWKFPEVGFIFHPRTWGQGIGYEAMSAFTAHCFARPQVSELTADVDPRNAASIGLLTKLGFVETGRAERTFLIGDEWCDSIYLTLPRPTA, from the coding sequence ATGCAGATCCGCACGGCGCGGTTGCTCCTGCGCCGGGCGCGTCCGGACGATGTCGACGCCATTTATGCGATCATGTCCGACCCGCGCGCCATGCGGTACTGGTCGTCATTGCCGCATGAGAACCGCGACGTCACAGCCCGGTTCATCGCCGACATGCTGGTCGAGGCGCCCGACCGCGACCTGTTCATGGTCGAGCAGGATGGGCAGGTGATCGGGCGTCTCGGGGTTTGGAAGTTTCCCGAAGTCGGGTTCATCTTCCACCCCCGGACATGGGGCCAAGGCATCGGCTACGAAGCAATGTCGGCGTTCACCGCGCATTGCTTTGCCCGCCCGCAGGTCAGCGAACTCACCGCCGATGTGGATCCGCGCAATGCCGCGTCGATCGGATTGCTCACCAAGCTCGGCTTCGTCGAAACCGGCCGTGCGGAGCGCACCTTTCTGATCGGCGACGAGTGGTGTGACAGCATCTATCTGACACTGCCGCGCCCGACGGCTTAA
- the tpiA gene encoding triose-phosphate isomerase, giving the protein MTAEITPLIAGNWKMNGTTAALGEVQKLAGLLAAGGGPRCTVVICPPATLLERLNELAAPAGIVSGGQDCHTATSGAHTGDISAQMLADAGAQYVIVGHSERRTNHGETDALVQQKAVAAHAAGLVPIICVGETEAERDAGNAVSIVIGQLERSVPDDWSGHEVVIAYEPVWAIGTGRTPTAADIVEMHDAIRGQLEGRFGARGSSTRILYGGSMKPSNASEILRIGNVNGGLVGGASLLANDFHAIISAV; this is encoded by the coding sequence GTGACGGCAGAGATCACGCCGCTGATCGCGGGCAACTGGAAGATGAACGGCACCACTGCCGCATTGGGCGAGGTGCAGAAGCTGGCAGGCCTGCTGGCTGCCGGAGGTGGCCCGCGCTGCACTGTGGTGATCTGCCCGCCGGCAACGCTGCTCGAACGGCTCAACGAACTGGCCGCACCGGCCGGCATCGTCAGCGGCGGGCAGGACTGCCACACGGCAACCAGCGGCGCCCATACCGGCGATATCAGCGCGCAGATGCTGGCCGATGCCGGGGCCCAGTACGTGATCGTCGGCCATTCGGAGCGCCGCACCAACCATGGTGAGACCGATGCCCTGGTGCAGCAGAAGGCGGTGGCGGCGCACGCCGCCGGGCTGGTGCCGATCATCTGCGTCGGCGAAACGGAAGCCGAGCGCGATGCCGGCAATGCTGTCAGCATCGTCATCGGGCAGCTCGAACGCTCTGTGCCCGATGACTGGTCGGGTCACGAGGTCGTCATCGCCTATGAGCCGGTATGGGCCATCGGCACCGGCAGGACGCCGACCGCGGCCGACATTGTCGAAATGCACGATGCGATCCGGGGGCAGCTCGAGGGCCGCTTCGGCGCGCGCGGTTCGAGTACCCGGATTCTCTATGGCGGCTCGATGAAGCCATCCAACGCCAGCGAGATTCTGCGCATCGGCAACGTCAATGGTGGACTGGTCGGCGGCGCAAGCCTCTTGGCAAACGACTTCCACGCCATTATCTCGGCGGTCTAG